In the genome of Tannockella kyphosi, one region contains:
- the pepV gene encoding dipeptidase PepV, which translates to MIDFKKEIDARKDDLLRDIATLIEIPSMQDDDTVGENQPYGKPCRDALDAMLAMGKRDGFVCDEVDGHAGHIDIGEGEECFGILGHLDVVPVNPEGWNSDPFKMTMIDGKIYGRGVADDKGPLLAGYYAAKIIHDLGLPTKMKTRIIFGCNEELGSNCLRHYFQHRPYPVAGFTPDAAFPVIYGEKAGAHAAISGTVASKGLISICAGERFNVVPEVCHATLEGAVELYSASFEAFKAEHHVGGSLEQVGENTLVTIIGKSAHASKPELGINSIVVLCQYITTVCDNQLAALLANELSNYYGKALNIDHVGQMGPLTLSTGVIRYEDEKALIQVDMRCPHDMDFDHLKQAYKDLGEKYGLEIDLEVGEALFVDRESELIKKLHGAYVTISGDTNPPQAIGGGTYAKTMPNCVGFGPEFVGEENFIHENNESICVESLLRAMEIYAVALYDLIKA; encoded by the coding sequence ATGATAGATTTTAAAAAAGAGATTGATGCTAGAAAAGATGATTTATTAAGAGACATTGCAACATTAATTGAAATTCCTTCTATGCAAGATGATGATACTGTTGGTGAAAACCAACCTTATGGGAAACCTTGTCGCGATGCACTTGACGCTATGTTAGCAATGGGGAAACGTGATGGTTTTGTATGTGATGAAGTAGATGGCCATGCTGGTCATATTGATATTGGTGAAGGGGAAGAATGTTTTGGTATTTTAGGACATTTAGATGTTGTTCCTGTGAATCCTGAAGGATGGAATAGTGATCCTTTTAAAATGACTATGATAGATGGGAAAATTTATGGGCGTGGTGTTGCTGATGATAAAGGACCTCTTCTTGCAGGATATTATGCTGCAAAAATTATTCATGATTTAGGTTTACCAACAAAAATGAAAACTCGTATTATTTTTGGATGTAATGAAGAATTAGGAAGTAATTGCCTAAGACATTATTTCCAACATCGACCTTATCCTGTTGCAGGATTTACACCAGATGCTGCTTTCCCAGTTATTTATGGTGAAAAAGCAGGAGCTCATGCGGCAATAAGTGGTACTGTTGCTTCAAAAGGATTAATTAGTATTTGTGCTGGTGAAAGATTTAATGTTGTTCCTGAGGTTTGTCATGCTACTCTTGAAGGTGCAGTTGAACTATATAGTGCCTCATTTGAAGCATTTAAAGCAGAACATCATGTAGGAGGTTCGTTAGAACAAGTTGGTGAAAATACATTAGTAACTATTATTGGGAAATCTGCTCATGCTAGTAAGCCTGAATTAGGTATTAATTCTATTGTAGTATTATGCCAATATATAACAACAGTATGCGATAACCAATTAGCAGCATTACTTGCTAATGAATTAAGTAACTACTATGGTAAAGCATTAAACATTGATCATGTTGGACAAATGGGTCCATTAACATTAAGTACTGGTGTTATTCGTTATGAAGATGAAAAAGCATTAATTCAAGTAGATATGCGTTGTCCTCATGATATGGATTTCGATCATCTAAAACAAGCATATAAAGACTTAGGTGAAAAATATGGTTTAGAAATAGATTTAGAAGTAGGAGAAGCATTATTTGTAGATCGTGAATCTGAGTTAATTAAAAAGCTTCATGGTGCCTATGTAACAATTAGTGGTGATACGAATCCACCTCAAGCTATCGGTGGAGGAACTTATGCAAAAACAATGCCTAACTGTGTTGGTTTTGGTCCTGAGTTTGTTGGTGAAGAAAACTTCATTCATGAAAATAATGAAAGTATTTGTGTAGAAAGCTTACTTAGAGCAATGGAAATATATGCAGTAGCATTATATGATTTAATTAAAGCCTAA
- a CDS encoding DUF1576 domain-containing protein: MFDNINKLNRNQKFLLLAMIPFYFLIIAFFYDSPEQILLGLYNIIKEPDLLITDYMVVGGIGAAFVNASLLTLVSLFIVYMLDMDVDGHTVTACCLMFGFSLFGKNIINIWYILLGVWLYAIYHKAPLSKFIYIGLYGTSLSPIITQILQITTLSPVVKFLLSLFVGVLIGFILPPLSSHLYATHRGFSLYNVGFSAGIISTVIASIFKSFGIESQSRLIWSTGNNDTLFVALAVLFLTMILVGCSKDRRGIIGYLKILISSGVNAPDYLRRVGIRSTFINMGINGLVATLIVVMVGGDLNGPTIGGIFTIVGFSSTGKHLLNILPIMVGVYLASLVKVWDISDPAPLITCLMATTLAPIAGRFGFLAGVLAGFIHSSVALNIVSIYDGMNLYNNGFAGGIVASFLVPIINSFKDRKDRVEKVI; encoded by the coding sequence ATGTTTGATAATATAAATAAATTAAATAGGAATCAAAAGTTTCTCTTACTTGCAATGATTCCGTTCTATTTTTTAATAATCGCTTTTTTCTATGATTCTCCCGAACAAATATTATTAGGATTATATAATATTATTAAGGAACCAGATTTATTGATTACTGATTATATGGTAGTTGGTGGTATTGGAGCAGCTTTTGTAAATGCTTCTTTATTAACGTTGGTATCTTTATTTATTGTGTATATGTTAGATATGGATGTCGATGGACATACGGTTACTGCTTGTTGTTTGATGTTTGGTTTTTCTTTGTTTGGTAAGAATATTATTAATATTTGGTATATTTTATTGGGTGTTTGGCTTTATGCTATTTATCATAAAGCACCTTTAAGTAAGTTTATTTATATTGGCTTATACGGAACAAGTCTTTCCCCAATTATTACACAAATTTTACAAATCACTACTTTATCTCCAGTAGTAAAGTTTTTATTAAGTCTTTTTGTAGGTGTTTTAATAGGCTTTATTTTACCACCTTTATCAAGTCATCTATATGCAACACATCGTGGTTTTTCTTTGTATAATGTAGGGTTTTCTGCAGGGATTATTTCTACTGTGATTGCTTCTATTTTTAAATCTTTTGGGATTGAAAGTCAGTCTCGTTTGATATGGTCTACTGGTAATAATGATACTTTATTTGTTGCCTTAGCCGTTTTGTTTTTGACAATGATACTTGTTGGGTGTTCGAAAGATCGAAGGGGTATTATTGGATATTTGAAAATCTTGATTAGTTCGGGAGTTAATGCACCTGATTATTTAAGAAGAGTAGGAATCCGTTCTACTTTTATTAATATGGGTATTAATGGTTTAGTAGCCACACTTATTGTAGTAATGGTAGGGGGAGATTTAAATGGTCCTACTATTGGGGGGATCTTTACTATTGTTGGATTTAGCTCAACTGGAAAACATCTTCTCAATATATTACCTATTATGGTAGGGGTTTATTTAGCAAGTTTAGTAAAGGTTTGGGATATTAGTGATCCGGCTCCTCTTATTACTTGTTTAATGGCAACAACACTAGCACCAATAGCAGGTAGATTTGGCTTTTTAGCAGGAGTATTGGCTGGATTTATTCATTCTTCGGTTGCTTTAAACATTGTTAGTATTTATGATGGTATGAATTTATATAATAATGGATTTGCAGGAGGTATTGTAGCTAGCTTTTTAGTACCAATTATTAATTCTTTTAAAGATCGAAAAGATCGGGTAGAAAAAGTTATTTAA
- a CDS encoding Tex family protein, with protein MSDININAVSSALQITNKQVETVLSLLEEGNTVPFIARYRKEATGGLDETQIRDIDKEYQYLVNLTKRKEDVIRLLEEKGMLTVELKKNIQESTKLTEVEDIYRPFKEKRKTKATDAKAKGLEPLALKMLSLPKDSIDAYAKTFINEQVLSIEEAYLGAMDIIAEIVSDDIKYRKFVQDMIFKTGVLVTKEKKKHTDEKKVYEMYYAYSEKISHIATHRILAVNRAENEKVIGVSIEVDTNYFIDYILRGVTKKRETAVLDKLKKAVEDGYHRLLFPSIERAVRNELTQRAHVQALNVFSVNLEKLLLQAPLKDKVVLGLDPAYRTGCKLAVVDETGKVLEIDKVFITIPKNNYDKETKVLLSLIKKYNVEIIAIGNGTASRESEAFIANLIKEHHLDIDYAIISEAGASVYSASKIALEEFPDYQVEERSAVSIARRLQDPLAELVKIEPKAISVGQYQHDIAPKLLSEQLDFVVETTVNQVGVDINRASSSLLQYVAGLNASVAKNIIDYRNEFGRFEDRKEIKKVKKMGAKTYQQAIGFLRISEPVNPFDATAIHPDNYKQAQTLLTLLKSNYEELGTNDIQEKINQLDKEQTMQQLAIDAYTLDDIFDCFIKPNRSPRDNYATPLLKKDILKIDDLSIGLKLEGVVRNVVDFGVFVDIGLKNDGLVHISKISNQRIKHPLEKVNIGDIVEVSVIEVDLHKSRVGLSMI; from the coding sequence ATGAGTGATATAAATATAAATGCAGTTAGTAGTGCGTTACAAATAACAAACAAACAAGTAGAAACAGTATTATCTTTATTAGAAGAAGGAAATACTGTTCCTTTTATTGCCCGCTATCGTAAGGAAGCAACAGGAGGTCTAGATGAAACACAAATTAGAGATATTGATAAAGAATATCAATATCTAGTTAATTTAACAAAAAGAAAAGAAGACGTTATTCGTTTATTAGAAGAAAAAGGAATGTTAACAGTAGAACTAAAGAAAAACATTCAAGAATCTACTAAATTAACAGAAGTAGAAGATATCTATCGTCCTTTTAAAGAAAAAAGAAAAACCAAAGCAACAGATGCAAAAGCCAAAGGATTAGAACCCTTAGCTCTTAAAATGTTATCATTACCAAAAGACTCTATAGATGCTTATGCTAAAACATTTATTAATGAACAAGTATTATCAATCGAAGAAGCCTATCTTGGAGCAATGGATATCATTGCTGAAATAGTTAGTGATGATATAAAATATCGTAAATTTGTACAAGATATGATTTTTAAAACAGGTGTTTTAGTAACAAAAGAAAAAAAGAAACATACAGATGAAAAGAAAGTATATGAAATGTATTATGCGTATTCTGAAAAGATTAGTCATATCGCAACTCATCGTATTTTAGCAGTAAATCGTGCAGAAAATGAAAAGGTAATTGGAGTTTCTATTGAAGTAGATACTAATTATTTTATTGATTATATATTAAGAGGTGTTACTAAAAAAAGAGAAACAGCTGTTTTAGATAAACTAAAAAAAGCAGTAGAAGATGGATATCACCGTTTATTATTCCCATCAATTGAAAGAGCAGTAAGAAATGAATTAACACAACGTGCACATGTTCAAGCATTAAATGTATTCTCTGTTAATTTAGAAAAATTATTACTACAAGCACCATTAAAAGATAAAGTAGTATTAGGACTAGATCCAGCTTATCGTACAGGATGTAAGTTAGCAGTCGTAGATGAAACTGGGAAAGTACTAGAAATTGATAAAGTATTTATTACAATTCCTAAAAATAACTATGATAAAGAAACAAAAGTATTATTGTCATTAATAAAAAAATATAATGTAGAAATTATTGCAATAGGTAATGGTACAGCTAGTCGTGAAAGCGAAGCTTTCATAGCAAATCTAATTAAAGAACATCATTTAGATATTGATTATGCAATTATTTCAGAAGCAGGTGCTTCTGTATATTCAGCAAGTAAAATTGCTCTAGAAGAATTCCCAGATTATCAAGTAGAAGAAAGATCAGCAGTATCTATTGCTAGAAGACTTCAAGATCCTTTAGCAGAACTAGTCAAAATAGAACCAAAAGCTATTAGTGTTGGGCAATATCAACATGATATTGCACCAAAACTATTATCAGAACAATTAGATTTTGTAGTAGAAACTACAGTAAATCAAGTAGGGGTAGATATTAATCGTGCGTCTTCTTCTTTATTACAATATGTTGCAGGTTTAAATGCCAGTGTTGCTAAAAACATTATTGATTATCGTAATGAATTTGGGCGTTTTGAAGATCGTAAAGAAATCAAAAAAGTGAAGAAAATGGGTGCTAAGACTTATCAACAAGCAATTGGTTTCTTACGTATTAGTGAGCCAGTTAACCCTTTTGATGCAACTGCTATTCATCCTGATAACTACAAACAAGCACAAACATTATTAACATTACTAAAAAGTAATTATGAAGAATTAGGAACAAATGATATTCAAGAAAAAATCAATCAATTAGATAAAGAACAAACAATGCAACAATTAGCGATAGACGCTTATACACTAGATGATATATTCGATTGTTTTATTAAACCAAATCGTAGTCCTAGAGATAACTATGCGACACCACTATTAAAAAAAGATATTTTAAAAATTGATGATTTATCAATTGGTTTAAAATTAGAAGGAGTAGTACGTAATGTAGTTGATTTTGGTGTCTTTGTTGATATAGGTTTAAAGAATGATGGATTAGTACATATTTCTAAAATATCAAACCAAAGAATTAAACACCCACTAGAAAAAGTAAATATTGGAGATATTGTAGAAGTATCTGTTATTGAAGTTGATTTACATAAATCTCGTGTAGGATTAAGTATGATTTAA
- a CDS encoding O-acetylhomoserine aminocarboxypropyltransferase/cysteine synthase family protein: MKDYGFDTLQIHAGSKIDPATKATGMPIYLSNAFTFEDADQAARIFALEEGGYFYSRLSNPTVSALQERMAALDGGASAVAFASGTAAIMGLIMTVCQSGDEIVAAHNLYGGTIGSLSGTMTGMGFTSHFVDPRDLTKMEALINEKTRMIFIESVGNPNGDMLDFEAISKLAKKYNLLLVVDNTTPTPYLFKPIQYGADIVVYSTTKYLAGHGNVMGGIVVDSGTFNFKDNPRYPLFNTPDKAYHDIVYADLGEGALATKLIAKTLRDLGACMAPFNAYLTLLGLETLSLRMQKHVDNSRQLATFLQENEKVEWVNYSELPGSSNYELAKKYFPNGFGGLFSFGVKGGLMAGKAVINNVELFIHVTNFADSKSLLTHPASTTHAQMSKEERDVAGVYEEAVRISVGLEDVKDLKNDLQQAFDKI, encoded by the coding sequence ATGAAAGATTATGGTTTTGATACATTACAAATACATGCAGGTAGCAAGATAGATCCTGCAACAAAGGCAACTGGGATGCCGATTTATTTATCGAATGCATTTACTTTTGAAGATGCCGACCAAGCAGCACGAATTTTTGCTTTAGAAGAAGGTGGATACTTTTATTCAAGATTATCAAATCCAACAGTATCAGCCCTGCAAGAGAGAATGGCAGCTTTAGATGGTGGAGCTAGTGCGGTAGCTTTTGCTTCCGGGACTGCTGCTATTATGGGATTAATTATGACTGTTTGTCAAAGTGGAGATGAGATTGTAGCTGCTCATAATTTATATGGAGGAACTATTGGGTCTCTTTCTGGAACAATGACAGGAATGGGATTTACTTCACATTTTGTAGATCCTCGTGATTTAACAAAGATGGAAGCGCTAATTAATGAAAAAACAAGAATGATTTTTATTGAATCAGTAGGGAATCCTAATGGAGATATGTTAGATTTTGAAGCAATAAGTAAATTAGCTAAAAAATATAATTTATTATTGGTTGTTGATAATACAACACCAACACCTTATCTATTTAAACCAATTCAATATGGTGCAGATATCGTTGTTTATTCAACAACGAAATATTTAGCTGGTCATGGCAATGTAATGGGTGGTATTGTTGTTGATAGTGGAACTTTTAATTTCAAAGATAATCCTAGATATCCATTATTTAATACTCCAGATAAAGCATATCATGATATTGTTTATGCAGATTTAGGAGAAGGAGCACTAGCAACAAAATTAATAGCGAAAACATTACGTGATTTAGGTGCATGTATGGCACCATTTAATGCCTATCTAACGTTATTAGGATTAGAAACATTATCATTGCGTATGCAAAAACATGTGGATAATTCACGTCAATTAGCTACTTTCTTACAAGAAAATGAAAAGGTAGAATGGGTTAATTATAGTGAATTACCAGGATCATCAAATTATGAGTTAGCTAAAAAATATTTTCCTAATGGATTTGGAGGATTATTTAGTTTTGGTGTAAAAGGTGGTTTAATGGCAGGGAAAGCAGTCATTAATAATGTGGAATTATTTATTCATGTGACTAACTTTGCGGATTCAAAATCATTATTAACGCATCCAGCTAGTACAACTCATGCACAGATGTCAAAAGAAGAAAGAGATGTTGCAGGAGTATATGAAGAAGCTGTTCGTATTTCAGTAGGTTTAGAAGATGTCAAAGATTTAAAGAATGATTTACAACAAGCATTTGATAAAATTTAG
- the pdxR gene encoding MocR-like pyridoxine biosynthesis transcription factor PdxR, which translates to METFKYIAVYQKIVCDIHDGYLVYHQKIPSIRQMSKEMQVSKTTVENAYLQLLAEGYIYAVEKKGYFVDVQETLQTSIKKEEAHIPSKEQVYLYDFSGRKVNTSCFDIQIWQKYIKRTLHNQDALLSYGSPFGQIELLEQLQLYSYQYRGVKRPTDQMIVGAGFQVLLQQLCHCFLRPISIGMDEVGFIQAQSVFENLGIEIIKIPSDKDGIDIKSLADLNIQMLYIHSSSSGYHGKPLKRQRRIELLKYAREKEVYLIEDDHNGELKFLSKPIDALAKDDDQWVIYIGSFSKVLLPSIRISYMSLPKQLMNKFIDKNKYYHQTTSKLEQLAFAAYLEDNQLGRHIKRLRKYYADLSTHLIDTWQTNFPQYPCILYETPLKITIDLPTKLVDTYIELAKKESIYILKNNHHQVALSFSSIDYEDVDKAIKILKRIWK; encoded by the coding sequence ATGGAAACATTTAAATATATTGCGGTTTATCAAAAAATTGTTTGTGATATTCATGATGGTTATTTAGTATATCATCAAAAGATTCCTTCTATTCGTCAAATGTCAAAAGAGATGCAAGTTTCTAAAACAACAGTAGAAAATGCTTATTTACAGTTGTTAGCAGAAGGGTATATTTATGCAGTAGAAAAAAAAGGATATTTTGTAGACGTGCAAGAAACATTGCAAACTTCTATTAAAAAAGAAGAAGCACATATTCCATCAAAAGAACAAGTTTATCTTTATGATTTTAGTGGTAGAAAAGTAAATACATCTTGTTTTGATATCCAAATTTGGCAAAAGTATATAAAAAGAACATTACATAATCAAGATGCTTTGCTTTCTTATGGAAGTCCTTTTGGTCAAATAGAATTATTAGAACAATTACAGTTATATAGCTATCAATATCGTGGTGTAAAAAGACCTACTGATCAAATGATAGTAGGTGCTGGATTTCAAGTGTTATTACAACAGTTATGTCATTGTTTTTTAAGGCCTATCTCTATTGGAATGGATGAAGTAGGGTTTATTCAAGCACAAAGTGTATTTGAAAACTTAGGAATAGAGATTATAAAGATACCTAGTGATAAAGATGGTATTGATATAAAATCATTAGCTGATCTCAATATTCAAATGTTATATATTCATTCTTCTTCTAGTGGTTATCATGGAAAACCACTAAAAAGACAAAGAAGAATAGAGTTATTAAAATATGCTAGAGAAAAAGAAGTTTATCTAATAGAAGATGATCATAATGGAGAATTAAAGTTTTTAAGTAAACCAATTGATGCATTAGCAAAAGATGATGATCAATGGGTTATTTATATTGGTTCTTTTTCCAAAGTTTTATTACCTTCTATCCGTATCAGTTATATGTCTTTACCTAAACAGTTAATGAATAAATTTATTGATAAAAATAAATATTATCATCAAACAACTTCTAAATTAGAACAATTAGCGTTTGCTGCTTATTTAGAAGATAATCAACTAGGTCGTCATATCAAAAGATTACGAAAGTATTATGCTGACTTATCAACGCATTTAATAGATACTTGGCAAACTAACTTCCCTCAATATCCTTGTATCTTATATGAAACACCTTTAAAGATAACAATTGATTTACCAACAAAACTAGTAGATACCTATATTGAATTAGCAAAAAAAGAAAGTATTTATATATTAAAAAATAATCATCATCAAGTAGCCTTATCTTTTAGTAGTATTGATTATGAAGATGTTGATAAAGCAATTAAAATATTAAAAAGAATATGGAAATAG
- a CDS encoding P-II family nitrogen regulator: protein MKKLEIIIRPEKLEDLKIALTECGISGMMVTTVMGFGNQMGHTQQYRGTTYSVNLVSKLRVETVVAKDSVDEIVDVITAKIRTGNVGDGKIFISPVDDAVRVRTGEKGSEAL from the coding sequence ATGAAAAAATTGGAAATTATTATTCGTCCAGAAAAGTTAGAAGATTTAAAAATCGCACTAACTGAATGTGGTATTTCAGGTATGATGGTTACTACAGTAATGGGTTTTGGTAATCAAATGGGGCATACTCAACAATACCGTGGAACAACTTATTCTGTTAATTTAGTTTCTAAATTACGTGTGGAAACAGTGGTAGCAAAAGATTCAGTAGATGAAATCGTGGATGTTATTACTGCAAAAATTCGTACAGGAAATGTTGGAGATGGAAAAATATTCATTTCACCAGTAGATGATGCAGTACGTGTGCGTACAGGGGAAAAAGGATCAGAAGCTTTATAA
- a CDS encoding ammonium transporter — MEEVVQLINVVWVFVAAVMVMLMQAGFAILESGFTRQKNSNNVLMKNVMDFALGSLIFFLVGFGLMFGDSISGFIGSTGFFNPLALGLDQFDAIGAELFIFFQTVFCATAATIVSGAMAERTKFSSYIIYTILISLVIYPVSGHWIWGGGFLSGMGFIDFAGSAAVHAVGGFAALMGAIVLGPRIGKYGPKGEVYAIPGHNIPMGTLGVFILWFCWFGFNCGSSLEAATYVGHIAMTTNAAACAAAVTVLAITWKRYGKPDISMTLNGVLAGLVAITAGCHIVSIYGAIVIGIVAGFLVTFSIEFLDRKCKIDDPVGAVGVHCVNGVWGTLAVGLFACNTPACEGILGLFYGGGMDLFIVQLIGISCVGAWVCTVSFLMFTLIKKTVGLRVKPEEEIEGLDIGEHGSEAYPDFIKS; from the coding sequence ATGGAAGAAGTAGTACAGTTAATTAACGTCGTATGGGTATTTGTTGCGGCAGTAATGGTAATGTTAATGCAAGCAGGATTTGCAATCTTAGAGTCAGGGTTTACTCGTCAAAAGAACTCAAATAACGTTTTAATGAAAAATGTAATGGACTTTGCTTTAGGGTCATTGATTTTCTTTTTAGTAGGATTTGGTTTAATGTTTGGTGATTCTATTAGTGGTTTTATCGGATCTACAGGATTCTTTAATCCATTAGCTTTAGGTTTAGATCAATTTGATGCAATTGGGGCAGAATTATTTATTTTCTTCCAAACAGTGTTCTGTGCAACTGCAGCAACAATTGTATCTGGAGCTATGGCTGAAAGAACTAAATTCTCATCATATATTATTTATACTATTTTAATTAGTTTAGTTATCTACCCAGTATCAGGTCACTGGATATGGGGTGGTGGATTCTTATCAGGAATGGGATTCATTGATTTTGCTGGATCTGCAGCAGTACATGCAGTAGGTGGTTTTGCAGCATTAATGGGTGCTATTGTATTAGGACCAAGAATTGGTAAATACGGACCAAAAGGTGAAGTATATGCAATTCCTGGACATAATATTCCAATGGGAACATTAGGTGTATTTATCTTATGGTTCTGCTGGTTTGGATTTAACTGTGGTTCTTCTTTAGAAGCGGCTACTTATGTTGGGCATATTGCAATGACTACAAATGCTGCTGCTTGTGCGGCTGCTGTAACAGTACTTGCAATTACTTGGAAAAGATATGGTAAACCAGATATTTCTATGACATTAAATGGTGTTTTAGCTGGGTTAGTAGCGATTACTGCAGGTTGCCATATTGTATCAATCTATGGTGCAATTGTTATTGGTATTGTTGCTGGGTTCTTAGTAACATTCTCAATTGAATTCTTAGATCGTAAATGTAAAATTGATGATCCTGTAGGTGCTGTTGGTGTTCACTGTGTAAATGGTGTTTGGGGAACATTAGCTGTTGGTTTATTTGCTTGTAATACTCCTGCATGCGAAGGAATCTTAGGTTTATTCTATGGTGGAGGAATGGATTTATTCATTGTTCAATTAATTGGAATTAGCTGTGTAGGTGCTTGGGTATGTACAGTAAGTTTCTTAATGTTTACATTAATTAAGAAAACAGTTGGTTTACGTGTTAAACCAGAAGAAGAAATCGAAGGATTAGATATTGGGGAACATGGTTCTGAGGCTTATCCAGATTTCATCAAATCATAA
- the rpsD gene encoding 30S ribosomal protein S4: protein MSRYTGPQWRISRRLGFSTLENGKELNRRAYAPGQHGQKRKKQTEYGLQLAEKQKVRHMYGVNEKQFHNTFKRAGKMAGINGHNFLFLLEQRLDNVVYRFGFATTRRGARQLVNHGHFLVNGVKTDIPSYQVKIGDVIEVREKSKNLAVIKASLEAKSHTVAFVEVDADKLIGKLTRLPERSELNQEINESLIVEYYNRMG, encoded by the coding sequence ATGTCACGTTACACAGGACCTCAATGGAGAATCTCTCGTCGTTTAGGATTTTCTACATTAGAGAATGGAAAAGAATTAAACAGAAGAGCTTATGCACCAGGGCAACATGGTCAAAAAAGAAAAAAACAAACTGAATATGGTTTACAATTAGCTGAAAAGCAAAAAGTAAGACATATGTATGGTGTGAATGAAAAACAATTCCACAATACATTCAAAAGAGCAGGAAAAATGGCTGGTATCAATGGTCATAACTTCTTATTCTTATTAGAACAAAGATTAGATAACGTTGTTTATCGTTTTGGATTTGCTACTACAAGAAGAGGAGCAAGACAATTAGTAAACCACGGTCATTTCTTAGTAAATGGTGTTAAAACAGATATCCCTTCATACCAAGTTAAAATTGGAGATGTTATCGAAGTAAGAGAAAAATCTAAAAACTTAGCAGTTATTAAAGCTAGTTTAGAAGCGAAAAGTCATACAGTTGCTTTTGTTGAAGTAGATGCTGATAAATTAATTGGTAAATTAACTCGTTTACCTGAAAGATCAGAATTAAACCAAGAAATCAATGAATCATTAATCGTAGAATATTACAACAGAATGGGTTAA
- a CDS encoding 6-phosphofructokinase: protein MKRRNCIVGQSGGPTIAINASLAGIIHRAHALNEFNHVYGMINGIMGLLEGRYMDLLEEFDTGDKINFLKQTPAMYLGSCRFKLPTHKECIDTFEKIFSILEDLNITDFYYIGGNDSMDTVMKLDDYAKSIHSPIKFIGIPKTIDNDLMGTDHTPGFGSAAKYVATSMLEIVHDSSIYQLQSVTIVEIMGRNAGWLTAASALARNEYNQAPDLIYLPETAFNKEKFLTDIREVFKHKQCVVIAVSEGIRDESGHFLDDDSKYAKKDAFGHVLHSGTGKLLESLVFQEFQCKVRSIELNVLQRCAMHIGSKTDLNESFVIGQAAVEESLSGNSGRVMGFKRISDKPYLIETMSSDVRSVANLEQKIPRQWIHPNGHDISEKLYHYLAPLIQGEVHISYSNGIPNYYSCKHLSK, encoded by the coding sequence ATGAAAAGAAGAAATTGTATTGTTGGACAATCTGGAGGACCCACGATTGCAATCAACGCATCATTAGCGGGAATCATTCACCGCGCTCATGCATTAAATGAATTTAATCATGTGTATGGAATGATTAATGGAATTATGGGCTTATTAGAAGGCCGTTATATGGATTTATTAGAAGAATTTGATACTGGGGATAAAATTAACTTTTTAAAACAAACTCCTGCGATGTATTTAGGTTCATGTCGTTTTAAATTACCTACTCATAAAGAATGCATTGATACTTTTGAAAAAATATTCTCTATTTTAGAAGATTTAAATATTACTGATTTTTATTATATTGGTGGAAATGATTCCATGGATACAGTAATGAAATTAGATGACTATGCAAAATCTATTCATAGTCCGATTAAATTTATTGGTATTCCTAAAACAATTGATAATGATTTAATGGGAACTGATCATACTCCTGGTTTTGGTTCTGCAGCAAAATATGTTGCTACGTCCATGTTAGAAATTGTACATGATAGTTCTATCTATCAATTACAATCTGTGACTATTGTAGAAATCATGGGACGTAATGCTGGATGGTTAACAGCGGCTAGCGCTCTTGCAAGAAATGAATACAATCAAGCACCAGATTTAATTTACTTACCAGAAACTGCTTTTAACAAAGAGAAGTTCTTAACAGATATTCGTGAAGTTTTTAAACATAAACAATGTGTTGTTATCGCTGTTAGTGAAGGGATTCGTGATGAATCTGGTCATTTTTTAGATGATGATTCCAAATATGCAAAGAAAGATGCTTTTGGACATGTATTACATAGTGGTACTGGAAAGTTATTAGAATCATTAGTTTTCCAAGAATTCCAATGTAAGGTCCGTAGTATTGAATTAAATGTTTTACAACGATGTGCGATGCATATCGGTTCTAAAACTGATTTAAATGAATCGTTTGTAATAGGTCAAGCAGCAGTAGAAGAATCATTAAGTGGGAATTCTGGTCGTGTGATGGGATTCAAACGGATTAGTGATAAACCATATTTGATTGAGACAATGTCTAGTGATGTTCGTAGTGTTGCGAATTTAGAACAAAAAATACCAAGACAATGGATTCATCCAAATGGTCATGATATTAGTGAAAAACTATACCATTATTTAGCTCCTTTAATTCAAGGAGAAGTACATATTTCTTATAGTAATGGTATTCCAAATTATTATAGTTGTAAACATTTAAGCAAATAG